One Cryptomeria japonica chromosome 9, Sugi_1.0, whole genome shotgun sequence genomic window carries:
- the LOC131070467 gene encoding cytochrome P450 76T24 produces MLTKLRSKPSERLPPGPRPWPLIGNILQVGKNVNESFSELAKIHGPLMTLHLGWRTTVVASSPAMARQVLQTQDQSLSARTMIEAAKCLEYGENSLVWRDCVPRWRTLRRICTTQLFTVKRLEALHQLRREQVRSMMRAIYKSTSAPLDIGHAAFLTSFNMVGNMLFSKDMFDWDESEKSKEFKKALNEMLFVGGKPNWADYFPFLKPFDPQGIRKEMTRIFRIMFAVFDQYIDERLQSGTRSEEADKDFLDILLESKTETGEKLTKFEITRFFYDLFTAGSETTSNTIEWAMSEIIRNPMVMEKVRDELDKVVGKERRVQESDIDNLPYLHSVVKETFRLHPVSSLLIHHRALNSCEIEGYVIPKDAQVFVNVWAIGRDPNVWQEPERFFPERFMDSDVEYKGQNFELLPFGSGRRMCPGIPLAHKIVHVAVATLLQCFDWQLPNGQNPEKLDMSAKFGITLQKAEHLVAIPTPRLPHHIYN; encoded by the exons ATGCTCACAAAGCTCAGAAGCAAGCCATCTGAGAGGCTGCCACCTGGACCGCGTCCCTGGCCGTTGATTGGCAACATCCTCCAGGTGGGCAAGAATGTGAACGAGTCCTTCTCTGAGCTGGCGAAGATCCATGGCCCCCTCATGACCCTCCACCTCGGATGGCGGACAACTGTGGTGGCCTCCTCGCCCGCCATGGCCAGACAGGTTCTCCAAACGCAGGATCAATCCCTGTCAGCACGTACAATGATTGAGGCTGCCAAGTGTCTCGAGTACGGAGAAAACTCGCTGGTGTGGAGGGACTGCGTGCCACGCTGGCGCACTCTCCGACGCATCTGCACCACCCAGCTGTTCACCGTGAAGCGTCTGGAGGCACTCCACCAGCTGCGGCGGGAGCAAGTGAGAAGCATGATGAGGGCCATTTATAAGTCCACCTCAGCTCCTCTGGATATCGGCCACGCTGCCTTCCTCACCAGCTTCAATATGGTGGGCAACATGCTATTTTCCAAGGACATGTTCGACTGGGACGAGTCGGAAAAGTCTAAAGAGTTTAAGAAAGCGCTCAATGAGATGCTCTTTGTTGGTGGCAAGCCTAATTGGGCTGATTATTTTCCTTTCCTGAAGCCTTTCGACCCGCAGGGCATAAGGAAGGAGATGACTAGGATTTTTAGGATTATGTTTGCAGTCTTCGATCAATATATCGACGAGCGCCTGCAGAGCGGGACAAGAAGCGAGGAGGCAGACAAGGATTTTCTCGATATTTTGCTCGAGAGTAAGACCGAGACTGGGGAGAAGCTCACAAAGTTTGAGATCACACGCTTCTTCTAT GACTTGTTCACAGCAGGGAGTGAAACAACTAGTAACACAATTGAATGGGCCATGTCAGAAATCATACGAAATCCTATGGTAATGGAAAAGGTGAGGGACGAATTGGACAAGGTAGTGGGGAAAgaaagaagagtgcaagaaagtgATATTGACAACCTACCTTATCTTCATTCAGTTGTTAAAGAAACCTTTCGTCTACACCCAGTTTCTTCCCTTCTGATCCACCATAGAGCCCTTAACTCTTGTGAAATAGAGGGATATGTTATACCTAAGGATGCCCAAGTGTTTGTGAATGTTTGGGCGATTGGAAGGGACCCTAATGTATGGCAAGAACCAGAAAGGTTCTTTCCAGAGAGGTTTATGGACTCAGATGTGGAATataaagggcaaaattttgaattgCTTCCATTTGGATCAGGGAGGAGAATGTGCCCAGGGATCCCTTTGGCTCATAAAATAGTTCATGTAGCAGTGgctactctccttcaatgttttgaTTGGCAGCTTCCCAATGGACAGAATCCAGAAAAGTTAGATATGAGCGCAAAGTTTGGAATCACATTACAAAAGGCAGAACATCTGGTTGCAATTCCCACACCTCGCCTACCACATCATATCTATAACTGA
- the LOC131858504 gene encoding (S)-N-methylcoclaurine 3'-hydroxylase isozyme 1-like, translating to MDHFSSLLSSTLVFYSVVSITVIYMLTKLRSKPSGRLPPGPRPWPLVGNILQVGKNANESFFELAKIHGPLMTLHLGWRTTVVASSPAMAREVLKTQDPSLSARTMIEAAKCLEYGENSLVWRDCVPRWRTLRRICTTQLFTVKRLEALHHLRREQMRSMMRAIYKST from the coding sequence ATGGATCATTTCTCAAGTTTATTGAGCAGCACCCTGGTTTTTTATTCTGTAGTATCCATTACTGTTATATACATGCTCACCAAGCTCAGAAGCAAGCCATCTGGGAGGCTGCCACCAGGACCACGTCCCTGGCCTTTGGTTGGGAACATCCTCCAGGTGGGCAAGAATGCGAACGAATCCTTCTTCGAGCTTGCGAAGATCCATGGCCCCCTCATGACCCTCCACCTAGGATGGCGGACAACTGTAGTAGCCTCATCGCCCGCCATGGCCAGAGAGGTTCTCAAAACGCAGGACCCATCCCTGTCAGCACGTACAATGATTGAGGCCGCCAAGTGTCTCGAGTATGGCGAAAACTCGCTGGTGTGGAGGGACTGCGTGCCACGCTGGCGCACTCTCCGCCGCATCTGCACCACCCAGCTCTTCACTGTCAAGCGTCTGGAGGCACTCCACCACCTGCGGCGGGAGCAAATGAGAAGCATGATGAGGGCTATTTATAAGTCCACGTGA
- the LOC131858032 gene encoding geraniol 8-hydroxylase-like: MIFSKDMFDWDESEKSKEFKKALADMLFVGGKANWADYFPFLRPFDPQGIRKEMTRIFRIIFPVFDQYIDERLQSGTRSEEEDKDFLDILLESKTETGEKLTKFEITRFFYDLFTAGSETSSHTIEWAMSEIIRNPMVMEKARDELDKVVGKERRVEESDIDNLPYLHAVVKETFRLHPVAPLLIHHRALDSCEIEGYVIPKDAQVFVNVWAIGRDPNVWPEPDRFFPERFVDSDVEYKGQNFDLLPFGSGRRICPGLPLAHKIVHVIVATLLQCFDWHLPNGQNPEKLDMSAKIGINLTKVQHLVAIPTPRLPQHIYN, from the exons ATGATATTTTCCAAGGACATGTTCGACTGGGATGAGTCGGAAAAGTCGAAAGAGTTTAAGAAAGCGCTCGCTGACATGCTCTTTGTTGGTGGCAAGGCTAATTGGGCTGATTATTTTCCCTTCCTCAGGCCTTTCGACCCGCAGGGCATAAGGAAGGAGATGACTAGGATTTTTAGGATTATATTTCCAGTCTTCGATCAATATATCGACGAGCGCCTGCAGAGCGGGACAAGAAGCGAGGAGGAAGACAAGGATTTTCTCGATATTTTGCTCGAGAGTAAGACCGAGACTGGGGAGAAGCTCACAAAGTTTGAGATCACTCGCTTCTTCTAT GACTTGTTCACAGCAGGGAGTGAAACTTCTAGTCACACAATTGAATGGGCCATGTCAGAAATCATACGAAATCCAATGGTAATGGAAAAAGCGAGGGACGAATTGGACAAGGTAGTGGGGAAAGAAAGAAGAGTAGAAGAAAGTGATATTGACAACCTCCCTTATCTTCATGCAGTTGTTAAAGAAACCTTTCGTCTACACCCTGTTGCTCCCCTTCTGATCCACCATAGAGCCCTTGACTCTTGTGAAATTGAGGGGTATGTTATACCTAAGGATGCCCAAGTGTTTGTGAATGTTTGGGCGATTGGAAGGGACCCTAATGTATGGCCAGAACCAGATAGGTTCTTTCCAGAGAGGTTTGTGGACTCAGATGTGGAATACAAAGGGCAAAATTTTGACTTGCTTCCATTTGGATCAGGGAGGAGAATATGCCCAGGGCTCCCTTTGGCTCATAAAATAGTTCATGTAATAGTGgctactctccttcaatgttttgaTTGGCACCTTCCCAATGGACAGAATCCAGAAAAGTTAGATATGAGCGCAAAGATTGGTATCAATTTAACAAAGGTACAACATCTGGTTGCAATTCCCACACCTCGCTTACCACAACATATTTATAACTGA